One window from the genome of Schistocerca piceifrons isolate TAMUIC-IGC-003096 chromosome 1, iqSchPice1.1, whole genome shotgun sequence encodes:
- the LOC124791708 gene encoding uncharacterized protein LOC124791708, translating to MLVASFVTIDRDIDDDLFTEEEIVSQLKSAYESGGSFLRVTDSGSPKNAEQTTGEKSRNAEVTFTEEDFISYMGFSVTVPATSNDAETSVAVSNNAQNETIVTVST from the exons ATGCTTGTAGCTTCATTCGTGACAATAGACAGGGATATAGATGACGAtctttttactgaagaagaaattgtttctcagctgAAATCAGCTTATGAAAGTGGAGGATCGTTCCTGAGAGTGACTGACAGCG GATCTCCCAAAAATGCAGAACAAACAACAGGCGAGAAAAGTCGTAACGCTGAAGTTACATTTACCGAAGAAGACTTCATTTCGTATATGGGGTTCTCGGTTACTGTTCCTGCTACATCTAATGACGCAG AAACTTCAGTGGCTGTATCCAACAATGCTCAAAATGAAACAATAGTCACAGTTTCCACTTGA